The stretch of DNA ATCCCAACTTTGAAGTTCAATCAAGAGGCTTTCAGTTCCATTGAAGATACACAGTTAAGTCTTTTCTTTCAAATTCATCATATTTTCATTAACATCAGATTTTAGCCTTTTGTTGTAGACTGATGCAATCATTTCTTACTACTATACATCATTCTGTTTTGTGACAAGAGCTCATGATATACAACAAACCCTTGATAGATTAATAAACTTTCACAAAAATTAGTGTAGTCAAATAGCGGCTATAGAGGTCCTATAGTACTACGTAGCCTAATTTGAACAAATTGGTATTGTTATATGATATGCTATTTAGTATAAAGTGTTGTCAAAATAGTAGTTATTGTGGCACTATAATAGAATAGCGtaacaaaatttgaacaaaccgcTCGTGATCGACAAATCTAGCAAAAACGAGCAAATGAATAGATGAATAACTGAGATTGCTTCTACAGGTGTGTAATATGTTTGGCAGACTACAAAGAAAGAGAAGTCTTGCGGATCATGCCAAAATGCGGCCACACTTTTCATCTTTCATGCATTGATATATGGCTGAGGAAACAATCTACCTGTCCAGTGTGCCGTCTGCCGTTGAAAAACTCTTCCGAAACAAAACATGTGAGACCTGTGACATTCACCATGAGCCAACCTCTTGACGAGTCGCACGCATCCGATAGGAATGAAGATAATGAGAGGCGTGTCGAAACTACTTCAGTCAATTCCATACAGCCAACTTCTGAAGAATCAGAGGCAAGGCAATGATGATCTAAGATGGCTAATGGGAAAAGACTAGTGATCAATTTCTGCTTCTATAGAAGAATGCTTTTAATTAGATTGTATTCAAATTCTTTGTTTGTATTATGGCCTTCATATTCAGTTGGTGATGTAAAATAGGCCATGCCAACTATGGTTTCTGCAGCTGAGATGTACATAAAATCTTTCCTTCTGTAGCATATGCAGGCCTGGAATTTTTATGGAATCTATTCCACACCATGTTGAAGTtcttttgattataaaatttcTTTCTCTAGTACTCTTTGATTATGCATAACAgattaaacaattatttttcagTAGCAAATTTTTTCTGAATGATGCTTCTTGTCCTATGATAGATCTTGACAATTTTGATAATGATGTGATAGATGTCAATATGCAAGAAATGAAATGATTTAAACATTGTAGTAGAGTATTTATAAGAGTTCAATTCAGAGACACTAAATTTTACACTATAatagttttgattgaaattaaatatttatagtgATCTGGTAATTATGATTGATTGAAAATGTAAAAAGTCTTTATGATGAcatatatatgaatttaatctatacatatttgttttttacattttttttttaaagttataaaatttcTATGATGACCAATTAAGCAATGATTTCTCCCATATGATTGTAGATCCAATCTTTCAATTATTGTTTTGGAAATTGGTGGCACCAAATGTATTTTCAAAAACATGTTTATCTGTAAAGCTAATACATTTATTGAAATACTGTAGATTAAAATAGGTGCATATTTTTTACAAAGATCTGCAGAGCAGAAGGGCCAGCATATTAGAGAGAtccattttgttctttattaACATACAAAATCCAAAGAAGTAAAATGGTGAATATTCTCATGAGAATTTGTGTAATGGTGAATAATGAGTTTTGTATCGTAGTGGTATTGATTTCACTTTGcattaaaactttttacattatTAGTGCACTACctttaatttcaatattaataGTGTCATTAATTgttcaaacaattttttacaAGTTTCTTCTAAATTATGTATGTTTATTTTGCATTTCAATGCACCACAACatagactttaaaatatgtCTATTGATGCATGTATATaactaattcatttttattgtcTTTTCAAATAATGAATCAGgtcaaaaataatttgattttgttaaaaaacgtaattttttttttagtagaatCGAACTCACTATTTTGTgataaataagaagaaaattcaTAACAATATTAACACATTGAAGATCATTATTGCactgtttatttatttatttttgataatatttattatactattttgcttaaaataaaaacaaaaaattgaaagacaGGAACACATTTGCATATATTCTATCATCATGCCATGCTatgattgtaaaaaaatatggaaCCTTCTATTCTCTTTTAGCAAGAATTAAAGTCGAACTTTATAGATTGAGGCCTTCTTTGAAAACGAAAGACAACACATGAAATGCTTTTTCTTTTCATGGTACTAACTATGAGTGTAAAGAGTTCGTATAGAATCATTCACAatctttatattattaatgatgattaatttttatcctaattaattttaaatttatattcacgAAAGAGTTGTGAAATATTGTTTCGGTCTAACTCAAGGCCAATCCTTTTGGATCCGCTTTCTAGATTGATTAACAATATTTCTGCAATTTCCATAACCTTCCAAAGAAAACAACTAACCTTAATTAATTCTAACAGCCATGAAGGGACAacgtcaaaaaataaaagacctGCTGAATTTCATAACCTTTGTCTTCATGGACCTGAGCAGTAGGCACTAACTCTATAAGTACAACGATTCTGACACTATGAAAGATAAATGTTTGCTAATCCAACTTACCTCTCACTCTTATCAAATAGAAATTTCTCTTCTTGAGTGTCAGAGTGTTTCTAGATATTACTTATTATTACTTATACTTCCAAGCACGAGGTGCTATTTCAGCAGAATCTGAATTTGATCATCTTCCTCTGTCCAACGGTCTAACTCGGATTATGTATGTTAAAGATAttatttaagaaatttaaaataatacttcctatatttcaaattataaaaaataaaatccacaTTTTGTTGTCCCaaattataagcaaaaaaaatatcaactttGACTCTACTTTATTGTGTTGTTCCAGAAACACCTTTATTTATTGAGTTTATGTTTTCTCCAATGATTTTTCTAATTCATTTACAAAGAGTAGGTTTCAAACGTGTATAGTTATTTTCAAGTGACTCtattcattctttatttatttgcaaGGATGCGTAGTTATTTTCACCAACTTAAGAAAGGAAGGGCAATTtaggaaatataattttttgggAAAAAATTTAGAACATTAAATAAGGtcaattcatttctttaataagtatgaattgatttttttttatataatttaaagcGGAGGAAGTGAGTCTTTTTCAATGTATTGAATAAGTATTATTTGGACATAAATTTGAGGATACGTACTTACACGatacataaaatacaaatagaTGAATATGTAGAAATTGAGACACAAactaaaaaagagaaaaaattactaaaaaattaaaaattgtataaaaatacGTTGTTCGACATCAATTATGATGTCCAAATATCTTTtctaatatcaataaaattatctTACATTGAATTATGAAACAATATCTTTTGAAGACTCGTTAGTCTAATCCAAATGAATACTAAAGAACGATGTCTAGGATAAATTTAAGTTTGATATTAGAATATAGAACATTTTGAAGAgtttgtatatatttattgttttaacgAGTTTCAAGGTGAAATTCACACATACTAAATATAGATAAATGTaagtttgaatatatatttcaatataTCAAATGTGACTGCAACAATTTACTATATGATCTACTCGACTTTTGAAACGTTTATATATtacataaatttacaattttaataattatttatttaattacttagtACTCCTAAACTATTCAAAAAGTTGTATAAGTGACAACGAATATTGATCTAGTGAATAAGAAATTTAGTCATATTCCACAAAATTTAATACTTAATACTCATGTCAACATTGTTTACTCGATTTTGATGAATCGGTATCACCCAACTCTTCTAAATATAagtatttaaacttaaaaaaaaacattaaattggtTAACTTGTCAATAATTTGTAatcaaattccaaaacaaaacGATTTTGGAATCATGGGGCTCCTTATTTAACTTCACGTTATATGGTTAAATATCCATATggtaaattatataatttgacaagaatagaTTATACTCATATGCGACACTCATTATCACAAACGGACTTATTAAAGAATGCAGTGAATGTGATGGGGAATGAAGGAAGAGATTGATTAAAGTATATCCTCGTCTAATGTGAGGAACGCCCCAAAAAACATCATCAACATCCAGTACGCAACTCAACCCGAACCTAGTACACACTTTTCTTGTTTATATCTACTTTAATTTAACATTAGTTAACAATATCACCACAACACACGCAAACAACGCAACCCACATGTGATAatacacaacacaacacaacacaccCTTTTGTACTTTGTAACGTTGTTCCTTCAAACACAcacatttttttccttcttcatTTCATGATGGAAGAACAGCCACAATCATCATTATCAGAACTCATAATCTCTCTTGAACAAGCCACCTTCATGGCAAAACAACtatcatcttcatcatcatcaaattcaaattcgaccAATCCAACTCATCTCCATCAAATCCACAATTCCCTACACCAAGCCCNNNNNNNNNNNNNNNNNNNNNNNNNNNNNNNNNNNNNNNNNNNNNNNNNNNNNNNNNNNNNNNNNNNNNNNNNNNNNNNNNNNNNNNNNNNNNNNNNNNNNNNNNNNNNNNNNNNNNNNNNNNNNNNNNNNNNNNNNNNNNNNNNNNNNNNNNNNNNNNNNNNNNNNNNNNNNNNNNNNNNNNNNNNNNNNNNNNNNNNNNNNNNNNNNNNNNNNNNNNNNNNNNNNNNNNNNNNNNNNNNNNNNNNNNNNNNNNNNNNNNNNNNNNNNNNNNNNNNNNNNNNNNNNNNNNNNNNNNNNNNNNNNNNNNNNNNNNNNNNNNNNNNNNNNNNNNNNNNNNNNNNNNNNNNNNNNNNNNNNNNNNNNNNNNNNNNNNNNNNNNNNNNNNACCATCACCTCACCGCCTTCCTCTCCACTCTTCAATCCCCTCCGCCGCCGGAAAACTCTGTCTCCTCAGCCAACGGAGCCGTCCCTATGCAGCTAGCTGATGACGACGATGATGAAGAAGAGACCTCAAAGTGCACAATTGATAGAGTTGAGCAGAAATTACGAGACTGCTTCATCAAAAACAAGCGACCAAAACGTCCCTTGTCGCCGTCTACGGTGGCCCAAGTGGAGGAGAAGCGATTTTCCGATGATGGGTTTGTTAAGGATTATGATTCACATGCTATCAAGTTGAGGGCATTGGACCTTGTGTACCAGTTTCATggctgatgatgatgatgttattttgcttttttccctttttcttgTGGCTTCAATTCTCCTCCATCTTGCTACagaattttttaatctttaattgtTTAGGAATAAGAAGATTAATTTTTGGTGATGATTATGGCTATTAGGCATGGAAGAAGATTTGGGATGTAATATATCGTGGAGTGAGGCCAGGCTGCATAAATTTACCAAGTTTTATGTTATGCTAGTTCTTTGctgattttattttcttgttgcATATACAAAATAGCCTTTATCTTTGTGGTTTCGTCAAAGAAAAATACagttttaatcaattt from Cicer arietinum cultivar CDC Frontier isolate Library 1 chromosome 3, Cicar.CDCFrontier_v2.0, whole genome shotgun sequence encodes:
- the LOC101489379 gene encoding putative RING-H2 finger protein ATL71; its protein translation is MLGSNTNLVTTVIGFGMSATFIVFVCTRIICGRLRGGVESRMMYEIESRFDIEQPEHHANAPESILIEAIPTLKFNQEAFSSIEDTQCVICLADYKEREVLRIMPKCGHTFHLSCIDIWLRKQSTCPVCRLPLKNSSETKHVRPVTFTMSQPLDESHASDRNEDNERRVETTSVNSIQPTSEESEARQ